The genomic window GACAAAGTGATCACCAGTGACCAGCAGCGTGCCATCCTTGCGGAACTCTCTGAAGACAATGTTGCTCTGGTCGCTAAGGTCTCGGCTTCCGCGGCCTCACGCTGGCCGTCACACACTTTGAACGACGATCTGGACTTCTCCCAAGACATGGAGAGTGCTTTCCACCGCCTGGTCGAGTCGTGCGAAGTTCAGCTGGGCTACGGTTTCACACGCTATGTCCTAGCGCTTCTGAATGCTTCCAGATTCGGTCTGGCTGAGTTCGAAATCTTGCACATCATCGCCACTGACACGAGTTTCATTGATGAAATCAAAGATGAGGCGGATGACCTCAGTGTGCTGGAAGGTTACCCGTATCAGCTGCAGCTCAGTCGTCTTCTGACCCGGCTGGAACCTTTTCTACATGAGGTGAAGACGGAAGGGGAGACGATTGTGAAGATTGCTCATGACATATTGAGGTATGTTGTGGAGGTGAGGTACATGACGGACTCTTTCAAGCACCACGTTCATTCCAGACTGGCCACGTTTTTCCAGTTCACAAGACGAGGCAATCTCCTGAGCTCCAGGGACATAGTTGAAGGCAAGCACAAGGAGCTGGCCCATTACTTGTGGCGCACTCTCCGTTCCGTGCCGCACCATCTGTGCCACTCCCACCCGGAGCCAGAGGAAGCATGGAAGAAGCTCAAGTCGGTGGTGTTTATGAAGTTCTCCTGGGTGATCAATGAGATCTACTCTGGGTTCTTCAATGACTTCATCGATGACATGAACTACGCTCTTGAGGTTCTCGGACTTGACTCAGACATCTTGTTCTTGAGACAGTTCCTGAACGGCGTCCGTGAAGCTGTCATCTTCAACCCTGTCTCTCTGGCCTCCCTGATGGCCGGCCAGAACATGAAGGGAATGGAGGAGATCCAGAAGTCCGTACTGGAGGCAGAGGAGTGGCTGAAGAATGTCCACCTGCAAGTTCTCGTCCCCACCAGTTACACCACCCCTAAGACCAGTCAGCTACAGTTGAAGGAGACTCTGGCCAAAAGGGTTAAATCCATAGTGGGCATGCCCACAGAGGAACGGATGATCCTTCAGTACGAAACCAGTATCAGCTTCATGGAGCACAAGACTGGGGAGGAGACCGCCCTGGTGTCGGTGTCTGAGCCCATTGTCAGCATCCACCGGTGGGGGGACGGTATGTTGACCGTGGTGACGTCATCCCTAAGCGGGCGATTTACCCTAGAAACCTACGCCGTAGAAAAAGGTCGTCACATCAATACCACCAAACTGCCGGAGTCCTCCATCTCCTGGCTGAACGTCAGGCCGGACGGCGTGGGGTGTTACTGCTCAGGGAAGTCCATGAAGAAGGTGGTGCTGGAGAAAGGTCAGGTATCAGAGCTGTTCGTCACGCAGGAGCACATCGCGGACGCCTGCATGTCCCACGGGCGGATGTTCAAGCTGGCGGTCCTGCACACATCCCCCGAGCCCCACCTCAGCGTCTTTGATTCGCGACACCCGGGCAGAACCAAGCCCGTGTCGCTGCTGAGTCACGCAGTCAGCCAGCGGTGCAAACCCCTGGCCATGACCAAGGACAGCCTCTTCATCGTGGTGGCCTGTGACCGGCACCTCCTGGTGGTCAGCCTGAACGCCGACCGGGTCGTGCACACGCTGGACCTCAACAACGTACCCGTCTCTCTGACTATTTTCTCCAGAAGCCACGAGCACGTATTTGTGGGAACTCCGACAGGCACCTTACGCTGCTTCAAGCTGGACACAGGAGCCATGGTCATGAACACCACcctccagaagaagaagagacaggaacCTGAAGAACCCATGATCACGTCTTCctcaggtgatggtggtgaggattcTGTCTCAACAGGAAAACCACCAAAGGTACATTTCAGACCCAGAAAAAGGAAAGAGCAGAAccaggggaagggagacgaacagcTCTGCACCATGGTGACGTCGGAGGACGACCACTTCCTCCTGGTGGGCACCACTCAGGGCCGGGTGCTCATCGTGCACGTGCCCACCGGCGAGCACGTGTGCGTCATCGACAGCGGTCAGGGGCAGGTGAAGGCCACGGAGTACTTCACCAACATGTCGTGGTTCCAGAGCCTGGCCACAGTGGACGTGACGGGCTGGGTCAAGCTGTGGAACCTCACGCCCCTCCTGCTCCAGGCCAGGGCCgccatcatggacatcatcactGATGAGGTAGGTGCCGTCACGTGTGTGTGATCGTCAGCCGTGTTCGACTATAACCATCacaacggcagaggaggcaactgctgtcccgactatctgggctagaatttgattgtagtagagagtgtcttgcccaagttacatccccactctctcggccaagagggttttaggacagtcggcgctggggatggtccccaaaggccagctacccccaaggctgcagcactaatagccagtgcgattttgcctcctagtttgagagtcatagtccttcacaaaatactatgCTGCTTACTTACTTATTGCCCATTAACATGATCAGTCCCATTCCCTCCACCAAACTTTGAGTGCTGATCTGAACACTGGTCATtctattcagatgagacgataaacacagATCCCAGcatggtgcagcatgcacttagcgcattaTGAaataacccacgacaacaaatcTCGCCTATCCTGATCTGTTAAAAAAGTAACAACAGATAATTCTTATTCACATTCACCAATCACAGATTTATTTGTAATCTCAGTGACGTCTTTCACTcagccaccctttctttttcagTAGAGGTtgagggtgtttttgttttttttaaaggaggaaaaaaaggttTTTGAGATCTTGAATCTTGGAAATGAAACTCGGAGCTAGAcctacaaatcgaacagggaagatataaaaatacaccgaaagaacaaagactgtgatACTTGTTTAGAAGAttagattcaccttttagacaattgtgtaaagtacaatacttacagattcctaatcgatatatgtcgtccaaatgcaaagcctagtgaattgatcctgctaacagaattacagccaaggttggcgaaatttgttcatgaatgtttctcttcttaatatgctcatgtttatgttttattgtgtcttataaactttcaggttttatgacaataaaaagtattctattctattctattcggaCATTCTTTCAGGACCTGCGGAACGAGGAAGAGGCCAAGATGGACCTGGCGCTATACTGCAAGCACTTCCAGGAGCGTCGCAACGACCGGGTCTTCCTCAACGGGCCCGATGTGGCCTCCTTCTACCTCGGGGAGGTGCCCCCGGACCTCTTCCTCCCAGTGCAGGGTCTGGACCCCGCCCTGCAGGCCCCGCTCTCCTGGCTGACCACTGGTCAGCTGGCCGACTGCGCCCACGTGCGCGCCCTGTCCACCGGCACCGACCTCAGCGAGGTTAGGAGGATAGGAAAAGGGAAAGATTTTGGGGTTTGGGTtaggtagtgggggtggtggagcgGAGGGGAGTTGGGCAGATGGGGATTGAAGGGAaagcgttttgttttttgttgatgtgtttCTTTTAAATGATGTGGGATATTTCTTTCGAGCGAAGTgaatcgttttttgttttcttccgtttttttttatgtctttcttttaaATGATAAATGTGGTACTTGTTTCGTATTATTACtcacaaatcacacacatgcgATGATCATTGTCATACAGTCGTTCATTCAATATCAACATAAATGCATGAAAGacattcaaaaacaacaacaacaacaacaacaaaaagaaacaaaaaaacataaacaaaaaaaaaacttaaatgctgtttgacagtcagttgtgtttcaaccatgaccatcagaacagcagaggagccaaCTGCTGTCCCAGTTATCTGGGCTAAAACTTGATTACAGTgacgagtgtcttgcccaagttacaccccccactctctcggccaagagggactttcggacagttggcgttgagatggttcccaaaggccgactagcccccaaggctgcagcactaatagccTGTGCAATCTTgcgtcctagtttgagagtcatagtccttcacaaaagactaagctgtacttAAATgctaatacaatacaacacaacacattacaacacaaccacacctcatcacacacaatTTACAAATTGAACCTACTAACTCCCCCAGGTGCTGGTGACAGTCACTAAAGACGGGGACCTGGTTCGCTGGAGTCTCCATGACGGCTCCTTGGTGTCCCTCCGGCCCTGCCCGGGCCCCCCGGCATCTGAGGACGGGGACTGGAAAGCAGAGGTAGAGTCCGTCAGGACCGTGTACTACGATCAGgccgtcttcgtcgtcgtcaggCCGTCCTGGAGCAAGAAGAACACAGTggctgtgagttgtgtgtgtgtgtgtgtgtgtgtgtgtgtgtgcgggagggggcggggtgagggtagggggggggggaagtgtttgtgtttgtgtgtgtgtgtgtgtgtgtgtgtgtgtgtgtgtgtatttctgtctgtctgtctgtgcgtgcgcatgcgaCTAAGAGAAGTTTAGTTTCATAATGATGCACACAACTGGTCAGAACTAAATGCATGAACGCCCATGACCTCTTCAGGTGCAGTACTCGGAAGACAAGAAGTTGCACCCGCTGACGCTGAATGACGCCATTTCCTCCTACGTCAGCACCAACAGCTCCTTGATAGTGCACGTCCTTTCGAGCGAACAAGGCGGTAAGATCATGCTACCTCCCCCACCCGTAACCATGAGCCCGTGCTCCTActagtccccccctccccaccgagtacccgcccacccacaccttcctcgAATCTTCCCTTTAACCATATAATCGACcattgacttgaaaaaaaaatcaaaaatgaaaacacagtcaCAGATAACAAGCAAGAATGAAaatagattacacacacacacacacacacacacacacacacacacacacacacacacacacgtatatatctatcacacacacacacacacacacacacatatatatatatatatacatacatacatacatatgtgtgtgtgtgacagatatgaGCAATATTCAATCTTCATTAATTTTGTTGATACTTTGCTcaacaaagtgaaaaaaagaaacaaaaaaggtggTTGTTTCGCCCATCTGCGCCTGATCTAAGCTAAAACGGGGCTTGTTTATTTGctggttatttattcatttatttattcatgtatctatttatttgtttatttaatgatgcatttgtttattcatttattgattttatttcatttagtttttgttttggtgcCCCGAAATTTTGGAATTTAAAAATAAATtcgatgataaatgatgatggggGCGATGAAGATGCtacttgacaaagctgtactcatAATACACCCCGGCGTCTGCCAGGCTGAGAGGTACAAACATATtggtcagaaaaaaaataataaagagcgACACACCCAAAGACTCAAAACATCAGTGGAGTGGATGACCATCGgccgtgtggtcccagtcttccagtTTAAGCCCATGGTACACTTTAATCTAAGTATGAGCCGTCAaagggcaaaaacaaacaaacagacaaacaaaatccaACCAGCAAACAAAGaagaccccctcccctctccccgcccctcctgaAAAAAATCTGATGATCTCTTGTTGACTGAACCCGTGTTCTCCCAGTCGTCAGACCGCtgtgctaaccacttggccacagcgGGTTTGGTCGCTTCACTAGTTGGTTATAAACAGGGAGCAACATTTCCGTGACATGACAATGTCAGCACAAAATGTTTGATGACGTTTTGCAGAACTCTCCCTCGTCTTCTGGGACCTGGTGAAGGGCCAGGAGCAGGACAGGGTGCTCCTCTCCAAGGACAAAGCGCTGTCCAAACTGGCCCCTACCTTGACCTTCTCCAACGACCTCAGCACCTGCGCCCTTCTCGTCCCGAGCGGGGGCAATGAGGCCTTCTTCACCCTGAACGTCTGGACCCTGAAGGTCAAGGCAGAGGAGCCCGACATCTCCGAAGACAAGGACGAGGACGTCTTCCCCCATCCTCCCGGAAAACCTTCTTCGCAAGGAACGGTCCACGATCAGAATTCTGGCAGAGGTTCTACAACGAAGGAAAGCAGAGAGTTTGAACTCCGGCAACTCTCGCTGGAGATCCAACCCACGGCGATCGGGTTCGGGCTGAATGATAGCGTCCTGCTCCTCGGGACGTCCTCGGGACTGACGCTGATCGTGTCCGTGGAGACGCTGAAGATGACCTCGGTGATGGCGGCTGAAGGGGTGGAGCCGGCGGTCAACCAGGCGCTGTCTCCAGCGGGCGCGTGGACCCGTCTGGCTGCCGCTCACcccggggaggtgaggggagtgaggggtgcgGCAGAGAGTAACGTGGTGACGACCACGTGCGGCAAGGTGCTATGCGTCTGGAACCTGCTGCAGAAGAGGCTGCTGATTCGGGTGCCCCTGAAGGGGGATGAAGTGaggagcttttgttgttgttgctgttgtttgtttgtttgttttcaataagTTTTGCTCTAAATTCGTTGGGTTGATTCGAATCCACTTGAAGGGGGAGGAAGTGAGGaggctttgttgttattgttttcagtaCGTTTTGCTTAAATTCGCGGGACTGATTCCCTTTAGGGCTAATCCCCTTGAAAGGAAAGAAGTGaggagcttttgttgttgttatcgttttcaGTAAGTTTTGCTTAAATtcgtagggttttttttttgtttgtttgtttttttatagtatGTAAACagatgtgggttttttgggggtttttttgtttttgtttttttgtctcattCATGTAATATTTGAATATTTTCACGTCATTAATGACACCTGAAACCTGACCTTGTGTCAgcgcgtgtgtgagtgacatAATTATATACCCAGAGGATATACTCatatgctcataataataatgataatcacttGTGAACATTATGCGACTGATTAGCAATGTTAGAAAATGAGCTTCAcgactctttcactctctccttttctctctttgtctttctctccatctctacgACTCTCAGTAGCTTGGAGCTCCATGCTACTCACACTCCCAAaccttagatatatatatatatatatatatatatatatatatatatatatatatatataaacaactgtcaaagaacaacaccaaacaataagaataaaaataacgAACAAAAAAGCACCTTAAATGTTGTATTTAAAGTGAATGATCCGATCATTCCTTTCAACTGACTGCCATCCTTTCAAACTAGTATTTGTGTTTGTAGtactctttttgtcaaaacaggtttctctgtgtgaaatttgggttgctcgccccagggagaacgcgtcgctacacttagagcaccacccatttttttgtgttttttttctgcctgtaattttatttgttttcctttcgaagtggatttttctacagtattttgcctgggacagcctattggttgccgtgggttcttttacgtgcgctaaattcgtgctgcacacgggacctcggtttatcgtctcatccgaatggctagcgtccagaccaccactcaaggtctagtggagggggagaaaatactggcgactgccggtgtgattcgatccagtgcgctcagattctctcgcttcctaggcggacgcgttacatccagGCCAACACTAACTGCCATCCTTTCAAAATGACTGCCTTCTTTCAAACTAACTGCCTTCTTTCAAACTAACTGCCAAACTAACTGCCATTCTTTCAAACTAACTGCCTTCTTTCAAACTAACTGCCATTCTTTCAAACTAACTGCCATTCTTTCAAACTAAATGCCATCCTTTCAAACTAACTGCCATTCTTTCAAACTAAATGCCATCCTTTCAAACTGACTGCCATCCTTTCAAACTGACTGCCATCCTTTCAAACTGACTACCAccttttttacccttttttttcagttcctcCATCACATACTGTCACGTGACTGTCGCGTGCTGACCTTCGTGACCTCCggaggggtggtggcggtgtgggggGTGCAGGAGAAGAAAGAGCTCTGCGCCTTCAAGTCAGCAGTAGCGGTGAGCTCCCTTGCCATGACGCCAGACTGCCGCAGGGTAGTGGCGTTGTTGGACGACGAGGTGACGTCACGCGTTCAAGTGTTTGACGTCAGAAACATTGACGACATCCGAGTGGATGACGGCAACCAGAGCGAGGGGAAGAGGAGCAGTGTGGACAGTAGAAGCTCTTCCATATTTGACATGTCAGACTGAGCCAATCGCTAGCCTGAGCGAGCATCTCGCTGGTCGATTTTGTGGATCTTCAGTCGCTGTTGATAGATGATTTGGTGCTAggcaaaagaaacaacaagaaaaccaaacatacatacatagaccaGCATTGGTGCTGAGTAAAACAACAGTACagtaccaacagcagcagcagcagcaataacaacaatagcagcagcaacattagcATCACCAGCAGCACTACCAAAATCAGATCCACAGACCCCAACCATCAGATTTATCTATATAACCACTACCACGATAGACAATGTTCCGATCGCAATATAGGCCTAAATCAAAGACCAGGCACAAACTTTGGTCTCGTGGTGTTCCTTATTACGATCGAAGACTGCAACAAACAACATTATGATCGAACCGAGCCGCGACCGATCCGGTTTGGTCTCTGTAGGCCTAATCTTTTCCTTCTGATCTGACTTGAGCGGGACTCTTTGAAGTATTTtggtttggaagaaaaacaacataacacaaactgcacaacatGGTGAAAGTCCTCATGACTGATGATCAGCTGCAAGAGAACGATACAAGTaaccacagcccctttgaagagaggggcgggggtgatggtggtggtggtggtgggggggggggatccacacaccctctacccttTTTAGTCATGTGACTGGAGCACAGGACTCACCCCTCAAAGAACCCAACTTTCACCGAACTGGCACCCAAACCCTGAATAAGTATAACTTGACCTCAAGGCCGTCAGCCGATAGGTTCTCAACTCACCTGTGATCTGATTCCGTCCAACTGAGACATTTGTCAACGGCTGGGCATAAGggagtgggcgtgggggtggtatGGAAAGCCATTAGTTTTCATTCCACGGATGGGCATTGGCATATCTATGGGAGGCGATCGCTGTTTGATTCAGCCTTATTGTGTCATGTATGATCTGACATCAACTGAACAAGACCTGCGTGCGCTTCACGTCACTGGGCTCGGGAAGCGTGGGCCCACCAGTGGAAGCCTCACagcgactttgtgaagagactcCTGACTCTGAAGAGATCGCTGCGTGTGGTTGTACCTGATGCATTACAGTACAGGGGTGctgggaggggtggatggagaaGGTGGAGGACGGAGAATCTGTGGATTTACATAGACAAGTAGTTGCTCgagtacattttcttttctttttcttttaatggttTACAATTATTGTATATTAgtccaatagaaataaagatTAAAGATCCCCTAGCCTTTTTACGGCCATTAGGGCATTGacttcatgttcactgtgtcttgggctcggtaTAGAAAGGCGGGACCCAATCCTCTGCTTCTGTGGCTTTAAGCCTTCACCAACCAAAGTCaagtatccattcacacctggatggagtgaggaaatccGGAACAAAgtgcccttcccaaggacacgacaccatgccgaaacggggcctcgaacttcgaccactgctgaacactggattagAAGTTCAACGCCTAATGTTAGTCCAGATCGAACCAAAAATCTCCCCAAGGAATCATTGTTTGCATGTAGTAAAATGGGATTAGCGAAATGTTTATGATAATTGGCTGTCACTGACGTATATGTACGTACGGTTCTTTACATTACAAGATTTCAGACAGATAAGCGTGCTTTTACATCACAGGGTTTCAGACAGATTAACGTGCTTTTAGATCACAAAGTTTCGGACAGATAAACATGTTTTTACATCAGAAGGTTTCAGACAGATAAACGTGCTTTTACATCACAAAGTTTCAGACAGATAAACGTGCTTTTACATCACAAAGTTTCAGACAGATAAACGTGTTCTTACATCACAAAGTTTCAGACAGATAAACATGTTTTTACATCAGAAGGTTTCAGATAGATAACCGTGCTTTTACATCACAAGGTTTCAGGCAGGTTAACGTGCTTTTACATCAGAAGGTTTCAGACAGATAAACATGCTTTTATATGAGAAGGcttgactaaacgcgttgggttacgctgctggtcaggcatctgcttggcagatgtggtgtagtgtatatggatttgaccgaacgcagtgacgcctccttgagctactgattatATGAGAAGGTTTCAGACAGATAAACGTGCTTTTACATCAGAAGGTTTCAGACAAATAATCATGGCACAAAGCTTACAATGGTATCTGTAACTTTACGACTTTGATCAAGGTGATGGTTAAAACGAGATTTTTTCAATTATTTCAGTTTCCTACTTAATGTCTTCATCGGTAAATGTAACCGTATCAAAACCACTTTATGACTTCTGCTAGATCGCTGTTTACACAAGTAGTGTGTTTGTTATGAGTTTTTGACCTAGCCaagttttatttttctgttgatTTCTTTGATTCCTTGTTTTTTGCATTTATATGTCAATGTGTACCAAAGCCAATCAAATGGTATGAGAGAAACAGGTATAAATGTCGAAATCAACTTATTTGACCGTGTGAATTCAAACAATTGTCATGGAAAAACGAGCGAAGATTTTCATTACATGATTAAAACCATCGGAGCAAGTCGTGAGAACCTTTCTGTCTTGGAAGATTGAGATGAAGTGTTCTTCATACGGGTTGACAAATTATTTCTGCGGTCATGTTACTTTTTAGTTTGTAATTCGATGAAACATGTTGCATTATATCACTCTGTACCCAGAAGGCCAAATCGGTTTGACAGGACCATCAATGCTCATGTCATTTTGCCCGAAAGTAAGTGCACAGATCATAGtccatggagatttttttttttaatccagacaCAAATCATATGTTTCAATgtttcacgcatgcacacacacacacacacacacacacacacacacacacacacacactctaacacacacacacgcaacacacacacacacacacacacactctaacacacacacacgcacacacacacacacacacacacacacacacacacacacacacacacacaaacacgcacatggaaacacacacacacacatacacacatttctacTTGTAGGAATGGTTATGCTAAACGATTTTCAAGCGGAAATctgtacttttttgttttgttttgttgatattcTATCTGAATGCGTGCTAAAACATGTAAATAAACTAACGGAATATGAAGTGTGAAAGACTAGATGAATATGGATGTGTGAAGTGTGGATGTATAAAATATGGAAGACAATGAATaatcacacacgttcacacacacacgcgcgcgttctcACACTAAATTGCAAgcgttcattcacacacagatacgggtacacacacacacaaaaagaaaagaaaaggatactaaccaacaggccacccaacaaataataaatccgttcattcatctatcaatgcaccatgcaacatattccaacactggctgcagaagaaaattgttaaacctatctTACCACGTGGTTAAGCTTGTTCTGCTTTTTGccttatcttcatagcttctgatataaattttgctaaAGAGATTATCACCTTGTGATCTTCTGGTTAACATTTTAAagagatcttttctttttgtaaattcttTTTTCAAAAACCACACATTCACTTCTCAAATGATCAtatgatttacaatcaaacatgaaataacattcatcatcactgtggagttacacaaaggacatTAAGAATTTGTGGACGTACCTGACATAAACCATTTTTTGTTGGCATTAGAGCCAAGAGTTCGTAATCTAAATTGGGCAAGCATTGTACGATGCCATTCATTCGCAATAACAGTTAGGAATTTTTCAGCTTGAAATATACCTTTAAATGCATGGAACGAGCTGTACTTATCCTTAccttccatgtctgaatgccaattttgtttaaacatATCAAGCAGTCTGGatttaaattctgaaataaaagTTTCATCATGCCCCACACCTTGACACACCACACAATCGCAAAACCATTTTCTGACAAAACGTTTCTTACACAAGaagcccagttttcttttcctttctctgtctgggaTAACATGATATCATATGCCTGTTTACAAAGTCTACTCTGGGGCAATTTCAACAGTTTAAGCCAATACTTAATGCACTTTGCATATGTT from Babylonia areolata isolate BAREFJ2019XMU chromosome 1, ASM4173473v1, whole genome shotgun sequence includes these protein-coding regions:
- the LOC143285645 gene encoding uncharacterized protein LOC143285645 isoform X2; this translates as MLRKVSHLSLPDIEPLRKYSSASLFSIRSPVPSPKGGEQGQRRVKKTVVPTTYVPPTGKPKSRWRGMARQLLWNTKAAQMRLPEELPRSEIRIYVSCTQDLSEEREFLDDVAYPELRKFCEKQGLSCHVVDLRHGSNRLKNDRETFDVIQREISKCHKTSIGPCFVSLVGEEADDEELPGWLGHEDMLSIRGLLVKAEMVDAVEVLDNLYRLDSNFQPPIYLLDDSHFFAETRETSVLHEVLPGVLKQLQQEGKLPEDPHFFSWSSTVKEVEEGLVSCVEPKRQTVCLMARAGSTGQDSTMGTTTNTKKQQRSILSDARLPEEYKTPTGNDGADKLRELIVERYNSLGSKDNLFLFNASSKKTVSYLREVCTLFLSAVTRLISRQVAHHEFDITHHMTTAADGVQHVGVARQACVHYLGGEGFLGRMSELLGNPAVVRPLVVVGPEGAGKTALTSLLACALPRIDPVHKVVFRSVGLTLSSCSLFHLLASLYSQVAFIYDLNPALPDDLTLFGALQAFRDILHDVREKTLQKGPLTVVLDGVEKLPGMTPKHLSFLLGSIPPGITLILSMQDSGSLFDVVRSVTGVQVIPCLPFTAERTGAYVKGFLARRDKVITSDQQRAILAELSEDNVALVAKVSASAASRWPSHTLNDDLDFSQDMESAFHRLVESCEVQLGYGFTRYVLALLNASRFGLAEFEILHIIATDTSFIDEIKDEADDLSVLEGYPYQLQLSRLLTRLEPFLHEVKTEGETIVKIAHDILRYVVEVRYMTDSFKHHVHSRLATFFQFTRRGNLLSSRDIVEGKHKELAHYLWRTLRSVPHHLCHSHPEPEEAWKKLKSVVFMKFSWVINEIYSGFFNDFIDDMNYALEVLGLDSDILFLRQFLNGVREAVIFNPVSLASLMAGQNMKGMEEIQKSVLEAEEWLKNVHLQVLVPTSYTTPKTSQLQLKETLAKRVKSIVGMPTEERMILQYETSISFMEHKTGEETALVSVSEPIVSIHRWGDGMLTVVTSSLSGRFTLETYAVEKGRHINTTKLPESSISWLNVRPDGVGCYCSGKSMKKVVLEKGQVSELFVTQEHIADACMSHGRMFKLAVLHTSPEPHLSVFDSRHPGRTKPVSLLSHAVSQRCKPLAMTKDSLFIVVACDRHLLVVSLNADRVVHTLDLNNVPVSLTIFSRSHEHVFVGTPTGTLRCFKLDTGAMVMNTTLQKKKRQEPEEPMITSSSGDGGEDSVSTGKPPKVHFRPRKRKEQNQGKGDEQLCTMVTSEDDHFLLVGTTQGRVLIVHVPTGEHVCVIDSGQGQVKATEYFTNMSWFQSLATVDVTGWVKLWNLTPLLLQARAAIMDIITDEDLRNEEEAKMDLALYCKHFQERRNDRVFLNGPDVASFYLGEVPPDLFLPVQGLDPALQAPLSWLTTGQLADCAHVRALSTGTDLSEVLVTVTKDGDLVRWSLHDGSLVSLRPCPGPPASEDGDWKAEVESVRTVYYDQAVFVVVRPSWSKKNTVAVQYSEDKKLHPLTLNDAISSYVSTNSSLIVHVLSSEQGELSLVFWDLVKGQEQDRVLLSKDKALSKLAPTLTFSNDLSTCALLVPSGGNEAFFTLNVWTLKVKAEEPDISEDKDEDVFPHPPGKPSSQGTVHDQNSGRGSTTKESREFELRQLSLEIQPTAIGFGLNDSVLLLGTSSGLTLIVSVETLKMTSVMAAEGVEPAVNQALSPAGAWTRLAAAHPGEVRGVRGAAESNVVTTTCGKVLCVWNLLQKRLLIRVPLKGDEFLHHILSRDCRVLTFVTSGGVVAVWGVQEKKELCAFKSAVAVSSLAMTPDCRRVVALLDDEVTSRVQVFDVRNIDDIRVDDGNQSEGKRSSVDSRSSSIFDMSD